One Triticum dicoccoides isolate Atlit2015 ecotype Zavitan chromosome 4B, WEW_v2.0, whole genome shotgun sequence genomic window carries:
- the LOC119294323 gene encoding heat stress transcription factor C-2a-like: MSGGGMDSSSSSSSGTGGSGAAPFVAKTYGMVDDRATDAVVAWGPAGNSFVVADPFAFSRALLPAHFKHANFSSFVRQLNTYGFRKVDPDRWEFAHASFLRGQTHLLPRIVRRQSSKRGKDSREEEEEESSSAALAMEVVRLRKEQRATEERVAEMWRRVQETERRPKQMLAFLLKVVGDPDVLRRLAGGPGSGGGPDEGAEEVKRPRLLLDGDGAGVDGGLLYHHSGNLMNLGEALVPEEPSVDMYYAGGDGFGGVQADGGPPYAFHMDTGY, from the coding sequence ATGAGCGGCGGCGGCATggactcgtcgtcgtcgtcgtcctcgggcACGGGGGGCTCCGGCGCGGCGCCGTTCGTGGCCAAGACGTACGGGATGGTGGACGACCGGGCGACCGACGCCGTCGTCGCGTGGGGGCCCGCCGGCAACAGCTTCGTGGTCGCCGACCCCTTCGCCTTCTCGCGCGCGCTGCTGCCGGCGCACTTCAAGCACGCAAACTTCTCCAGCTTCGTGCGGCAGctcaacacctacggcttccgcaagGTGGACCCGGACCGGTGGGAGTTCGCGCACGCCTCCTTCCTCCGCGGCCAGACCCACCTCCTCCCCCGCATCGTCCGGCGCCAGAGCAGCAAGCGCGGCAAGGAtagcagggaggaggaggaggaggagagcagcAGCGCGGCGCTGGCGATGGAGGTGGTGCGGCTGAGGAAGGAGCAGAGGGCCACGGAGGAGCGCGTGGCGGAGATGTGGCGCCGGGTGCAGGAGACGGAGCGCCGGCCCAAGCAGATGCTCGCCTTCCTCCTCAAGGTGGTCGGCGACCCGGACGTGCTGCGCCGCCTCGCGGGCGGCCCAGGCTCGGGGGGCGGCCCGGACGAGGGCGCGGAGGAGGTCAAGAGGCCGCGGCTGCTGCTCGACGGGGACGGCGCGGGGGTGGACGGGGGGCTACTGTACCACCACAGCGGCAACCTGATGAACCTGGGGGAGGCCCTGGTGCCGGAGGAGCCGAGCGTGGACATGTACTACGCCGGAGGCGACGGGTTCGGCGGCGTGCAGGCGGACGGCGGGCCTCCGTACGCTTTCCACATGGACACCGGCTACTGA
- the LOC119292299 gene encoding uncharacterized protein LOC119292299 isoform X2 → MMELAQENKKVKILRSLSLQKKEAARQAQLGQEKSAVANFTKTKGTKVANKKNNKHPLSKETLDSRSAQDIIRDNNRLMDKIEEILRTGEVNNCLDYFYYVKMNMDAMQNKVKDMASVMEGLAVGDEEWEDVLKDRGDAPAGEDAATPAP, encoded by the exons ATGATGGAGCTAGCCCAGGAGAACAAGAAGGTGAAAATCTTGAGATCCTTAAGCCTGCAG AAGAAGGAAGCTGCTAGGCAAGCACAGCTGGGGCAAGAAAAATCTGCAGTAGCAAATTTTACCAAG ACAAAGGGAACCAAGGTTGCTAACAAGAAAAACAACAAGCATCCCCTGTCCAAAG AGACTCTAGACTCCAGGAGTGCTCAAGACATTATTCGGGATAATAACAGGCTTATGGATAAAATAGAAGAAATCTTGAGAACAGGAGAG GTGAATAACTGTCTGGACTACTTTTACTATGTGAAGATGAACATGGATGCTATGCAGAACAA AGTAAAGGACATGGCTTCTGTCATGGAAGGACTCGCGGTAGGCGATGAAGAATGGGAGGACGTCTTGAAGGACCGCGGCGACGCACCG GCTGGAGAGGATGCTGCCACCCCGGCGCCATGA
- the LOC119292299 gene encoding uncharacterized protein LOC119292299 isoform X1: MMELAQENKKVKILRSLSLQKKEAARQAQLGQEKSAVANFTKTKGTKVANKKNNKHPLSKETLDSRSAQDIIRDNNRLMDKIEEILRTGEVNNCLDYFYYVKMNMDAMQNKVKDMASVMEGLAVGDEEWEDVLKDRGDAPQAGEDAATPAP, encoded by the exons ATGATGGAGCTAGCCCAGGAGAACAAGAAGGTGAAAATCTTGAGATCCTTAAGCCTGCAG AAGAAGGAAGCTGCTAGGCAAGCACAGCTGGGGCAAGAAAAATCTGCAGTAGCAAATTTTACCAAG ACAAAGGGAACCAAGGTTGCTAACAAGAAAAACAACAAGCATCCCCTGTCCAAAG AGACTCTAGACTCCAGGAGTGCTCAAGACATTATTCGGGATAATAACAGGCTTATGGATAAAATAGAAGAAATCTTGAGAACAGGAGAG GTGAATAACTGTCTGGACTACTTTTACTATGTGAAGATGAACATGGATGCTATGCAGAACAA AGTAAAGGACATGGCTTCTGTCATGGAAGGACTCGCGGTAGGCGATGAAGAATGGGAGGACGTCTTGAAGGACCGCGGCGACGCACCG CAGGCTGGAGAGGATGCTGCCACCCCGGCGCCATGA
- the LOC119292297 gene encoding basic transcription factor 3-like has product MNVDKLKKMAGAVRTGGKGSVRRKKKAVHKTTTTDDKRLQSTLKRVGVNTIPGIEEVNIFKDDVVIQFQNPKVQASIAANTWVVSGTPQTKKLQDLLPTIINQLGPDNLDNLRRLAEQFQKQMPGGEAGGASIGAAQDDDDDVPELVPGETFEEAAEEKKEPEAKKEAEPEEKKESSS; this is encoded by the exons ATGAATGTCGACAAGCTGAAGAAGATGGCCGGTGCCGTGCGCACCGGGGGCAAGGGCAGCGTGCGCAG GAAGAAGAAGGCCGTTCACAAGACCACGACCACCGATGACAAGAGGCTCCAAAGCACCTTGAAAAGAGTAGGAGTCAACACCATTCCTGGTATTGAAGAGGTCAACATTTTCAAGGATGATGTAGTCATCCAATTTCAGAACCCGAAAG TGCAAGCATCTATTGCTGCAAACACATGGGTTGTCAGTGGAACACCACAGACGAAAA AGCTGCAAGATTTACTGCCGACAATTATCAACCAACTGG GCCCTGATAACTTGGACAACCTGCGGAGGCTTGCCGAGCAGTTTCAGAAGCAGATGCCTGGCGGTGAGGCTGGCGGCGCCAGCATCGGTGCTGcccaggacgacgacgacgacgttcCAGAGCTCGTCCCAGGAGAGACCTTTGAGGAGGcggcagaggagaagaaggaacCCGAGGCGAAGAAGGAAGCGGAGCCGGAGGAGAAGAAAGAGTCGTCGTCGTAA